The Thermus islandicus DSM 21543 genome contains the following window.
GCTGGACGACAAGATTGAGCTCAACCGGCGGATGAGCGAGACACTGGAGGCGATGGCGCGGGCGCTCTTCAAGGCGTGGTTCGTGGACTTCGAACCCGTGCGTGCCAAGATGGAGGGCCGCTGGCGCCGCGGCGAGTCCCTGCCCGGTCTCCCCGCCCACCTCTACGACCTCTTTCCCGACCGCCTGGTGGAGTCGGAGTTGGGGGAGATCCCGGAGGGGTGGGAGGTGGGAACACTTCGACGTGTTGCGGAGGTGACTAGCGGCAAGAGGCCAACCAGGGTCTTCGCGAAACCGTCACCTGAGGCCACAGTACCTCTATGGGGTGGAAATGGTCCGATGGGTTATGTAAGCGAGAGCTTGTATTCCGAACCCATCTTGTTGACTGGGCGCGTTGGTACACTTGGTTCGGTCTTTCGTATTCAGGGTGCATCGTGGCCCTCCGATAACACACTTGTCGTACTTCCTCAATCTAAGGCCGCGTTCGAGTTCCTCTATTTTTGTCTAGAACGGTTCGACTTCGACGCCCTGAATCGAGGCTCAACCCAACCGCTGCTAACTCAAAGCGATTTGGGTGCACAGAACGTGCTTATTCCGGCGGACCCCGCGCTTAGGGAATTTCATAAATACGTGTCAACCTACTTTAGGATGATCGACCAAGCAACAGACGAATCCCGCACCCTCGCCGCCCTACGCGATGCGCTGCTGCCCAAGCTCATCTCCGGGGAGCTGCGGGTGAGGGATGCGGAAAGGTTCTTGAAGGAGCGCGGGTTATGAGTGCAAAGCTTAATGAAGTCCGGCAGATGGTGCTTACCAGCGTCCGCAATCTTGTAGATGCACCCGCATTCAAGGATTGGTTTCAAACCCAGCGCGCAAATCACGGCGATATCATCGTGATCAATAACAGTTTCATTTACCGCAAACCCCTGATAAAGACCTCCAAAAACAGCCAGTACCTCTGTCTGAAAGTGAAGGACACGGAGCCAGACGCGGCGGATGTATTGGTGGGCCAGCCTGGTGATCTGAACTCAGACTTCA
Protein-coding sequences here:
- a CDS encoding restriction endonuclease subunit S, whose protein sequence is MAGEWREYRIGEIAEIIGGSTPSTADPSNFDGEIPWLTPKDLSGPHDRYVSRGERSLSRKGLDSCSAQLLPPGTVLLTSRAPIGYLAIAKNPIATNQGFRNLIPKPLMNSEFLYYWLKGHVEELQRHASGSTFQELSGTALAQIRIRVPPLPEQRAIAHILGTLDDKIELNRRMSETLEAMARALFKAWFVDFEPVRAKMEGRWRRGESLPGLPAHLYDLFPDRLVESELGEIPEGWEVGTLRRVAEVTSGKRPTRVFAKPSPEATVPLWGGNGPMGYVSESLYSEPILLTGRVGTLGSVFRIQGASWPSDNTLVVLPQSKAAFEFLYFCLERFDFDALNRGSTQPLLTQSDLGAQNVLIPADPALREFHKYVSTYFRMIDQATDESRTLAALRDALLPKLISGELRVRDAERFLKERGL